The Lacticaseibacillus pabuli region GCCCTGTTTAAACATCAAAATAATGGTTGCTTACTTGAGCACTCCAAATAAATAAAACTATTTGTAGGCGACTTCGTTCTTCGCCGTGCCGTCGTTGATAAAGCTGGTCAAATTGGCTAAGGAGAATTCAACCATGTTGCGTACCGCCGTTGCCGTAAAGTAAGCAATGTGGGGGCTGAGTACCACGTTCGGCATCTTCAGCATTTCATCCCAAATTGGATCGTTAAAGCTGCCTTCCTTTTCCAGGTTCAGCAGGTCCTGCTCCTCATACTCAAAGGTATCAATCCCAGCACCAGCCACCTTGCCGCTCCGCAGCGCAGCAAGTAACGCCTTGGTATCAATCAAGTTACCCCTGGCGGTGTTGACGATGATGACCCCATCCTTCATCTTGTCAAAAGCTGCGGCATCAATCATGTGGGTATTTTCAGGCAGACCTGGCACGTGCAGGTCAATGATGTCACTCTGCGCAAGGAGCTCATCAACCGTAACGTAGTCGATGTCGCTGTTCTTCACAGGATATGGGTCATACGCAATAACCTTTGCCCCAAAGCCACGGAAAATCTGAATTGCCGCCCGACCAATCCGGCCAGTACCGACAACCCCGACGGTCGACTGACCAATTTCGCGACCCATGTAGTGCATCGCGCCATTGTAATCGTTATTGGCCAAGTGCTGCTCAACCTGTCCGAGGTTACGGGCCAGGTGCATCACCATCGTCACTGCAAATTCCGCAATGGCGCTGGGTGAGTATGCAGGAACGTTGCTGACACGAACCCCTGCTGCCTGAGCACCCTGCAAATCAATGTTGTCCAAGCCGACGTTACGAATCGAAAGAAACTTAATGCCACGTGCTGCCATTTTCTTAAACAGTTCTGCAGAATATGGTACCGTTTGAAAGCCAGTAATGCCGACCACGCCGTCACTTACATTATCAATGGTGTCTTCGTTCAACGTCTCCGTAAACTGCTCAATCTCGTTGCCGGTCCGCGCTGCCCATTCGTTAAGAAACTGAACTTCGTCGCTACGGGTCCCAAAAGATGCTAGTTTCATGAAAAATCCTCCTAATTCTTCAATCGTTACCCAGATACTGGTGGCAAGAACCACTCCCGCCCCCTGCTGACCAATTTGCGGCTAACTGACTGCGGATTAACGGCCAGGTCGTCTTCGCAAAAAGGCTTACATAGGTAAGTCTACACACTTACCCGCTTCAAAATCCAGTAGTTTTCGTTTTAAATCACGGCCGCCGCTGTACTGGCCGATGCCTCCCGCTTTGGGGACGATTCGATGGCAGGGTTGCACAATCAGTAATGGATTTTGAGCCACTGCGTGCGCGACAGCTCGCACTGAATTTGGGCGTCCGATTGCTTCCGCTAACTGCGAATATGTGCGCGTCTCGCCAAATGGTACAGCACGTAACTGTTCATAAACGGTCTGCTGAAAATCAGTCCCATGCACCGCGTATAGACACGGGTCCATTGGCGTCGTCTCCCCAGTCAGCAAAGTCCTAAATGATGCAACTAGCCCAGGGGCCAATGCGTTTGCTTCAAACTGCGCGTCATCTGTGAGGTGCAACATCTCCCGCGCATCCTCCAACTGACTTTGCGGCCCGCCTACATAAACCAGTCGATCAGCCCGTGACATTAACAAAAAACGTCCCATATTCGTGTCAACAAATTCGTATTGATAGCTCATGCGTCTGTCCCCCGTTCTTGATAGTCTCATTTTAGCAGGGAACACGTGTTCGTAGCAAGCGATAACGACTTGTTTTTTTGCATATTTTCGAGGTTACGTCGCGCACGCATGCCATCAATCATTTATCATATTTTTTGACTTGCATATATGCAGATTAGAAAATTCACACCTAAAGATAGCGCTTTTCTGGCCTAAATATGGTATTCTTTAGTTTCGAAAGAATTCGGAAAAATACGGAGGATCCCACCCATGAAGATTTGCGTACTCGCAGGCGGCCGGAGCACTGAGCGTAACGTGTCCCTTTCATCAGGCACACGCATTACCACTGCTCTGCGCGCCAAGGGTCACCAGGCAACGCTCGTCGATTTGTTCCTCGGCTACGACCTCAAAGCTAATGAAGATGTTAACGACGTATTTAAAGACGCCAACATTCCAGATAACCTCGCCATCAGTGACGCTGTTCTGACTGACGACGACATCAATGCCCTGCGTCAAGACGGCAGCACCCAGCTATTTGGCCCAAACGTTCTCGCCATTGCACAAGCAGCCGACATCGTGTTCCTTGCCCTGCACGGCGGCGACGGTGAAAACGGGAAGGTTCAGGCTTACTTGGATCTGAACAACATTCGCTATACCGGTAGTGGCGCCCTTGCTTCTGGTATCACCATGAACAAGGTCATCAGTAAGAAGATTTTCCTTGAAAGCGACATTCCAACTGCCGCCTTCAAGGAAGTGTTACGTATTAACGGTGCCCACCAGACGATGCCATTTGGTTTCCCAATGATTGTGAAGCCAACTAGTGGTGGCTCCTCTGTCGGTATGACCATTGCCCAAAATCAGGATGAACTCGAAGCCGGACTGAAAGAGGCGTTCCGTTTCGATCCATCCGCAATCGTTGAAGAATATATCACTGGCCGCGAATTTTCCCTCGGTGTCGTGAATGGGCATGCCCTGCCCGCCATCGAAATCAAGGTCCATGACGGTTGGTACGACTTCAAGCATAAGTTCCAGCCCGGTCACACTGATTTTGTGACCCCGCCAGAACTCGATGAACCTACCCACCAGCGCATGCAGGCTATCGCGGTGCGCACACTCGAAGTGCTCGAACTGCAAAACTACGGCCGTGTCGACTTCTTGCTCGATAAGGACAACAACATTTACGTCATCGAGGCCAACAACCTGCCTGGCATGACACCACTGAGTTTGCTGCCTCAGGAAGCTGAAGCAGACGGCACCAGCTACGAGGATTTGGTTGAATCCATCGTGAACGGCAAAATGAGTCTGTACGACCAGCATCTCGCAAATTAAGCAAAAGCCGCCAATAATTGGCGGTTTTTTTGCACATTGTGGGCGGTAAGCGTAACCTATAAGGAAAATGCGCACGAAGCGCAACGGATAGGGAGAATCACTATGGCAGTCAAACTTGCACCCGCCCGGCCGGAGATGGCCGCTGACGTTTACGCAGTTGTCGATGGTAGCCGAGAGTCCATTTCTCGCTGGCTCCCCTGGGCGGCGAGCATGCTCAGCGTCGCTGACGAACGCGCCTTTCTCACTAGCATGGCGGCCGCGGCGCTAGAACGGCGTACCTTCATGTTCATCATCGACGTCGACGGGACGAAGGCCGGGGCCATCGACCTACACAACATCGACTTCCCCAACCATCACGCCGAGATTGGCTATTTTCTCGGTGAACCATGGCGGGGTCGCGGTGTCATGGCAACTGCGCTCGACCAGATCGAACAATACGCATTCGGCGAACTTTCACTGAACAAGCTGACTATCCTCGCAGCGACTGGTAATACCGGGAGCCGCCACGTTGCCGAGCGCGCCGGCTACAAGTTAGAGGGCGTCCAGCGTGAAGAAATCCTCAACTTGCATGGTGATTATCAAGACGCCGCGCGCTATTCTAAATTAAAACGAGAAGCTTAACGCAAAGACGAGTCTGCCAGCTGGCAAACTCGTCTTCTTTCTATTATTAGTACAATTCCTGATCACCATTGAAAATAGAGTTTTTCACAATCACATAGTCGACCTTGCGCAGGCCCATCAAGTTGCGGCCACCCGCGTACGACACAGCGCTCTGCAAATCTTCCTTCATCTCATTCAGGGTATCACCAATTTTCCCTTTGACTGGAATCAAGATCTTTTTGCCTTCAACATTGTGATGACTATTCTTCTGGTATGCGGAAGCCGAACCATAGTATTCCTGGTACAGCTTGCCATCTTTCTTAACCTTCTTGCCGGGTGTTTCCTCATGTCCAGCAAACAAGGAGCCGATCATGCACATGTCGGCGCCAAATCGCACCGACTTGGCGATGTCACCGTGCGTCCGAATGCCCCCATCGGCAATAATCGGCTTGCTGGCGGCCTTGGCACACCAGCGCAGCGCGGCAAGTTGCCAGCCGCCGGTCCCAAAACCGGTTTTAATCTTGGTGATGCAGACCTTCCCCGGACCGATACCAACCTTCGTCGCGTCAGCACCCGCATTCTCGAGCTCGCGCACCCCTTCTGGCGTCCCAACGTTACCGGCAATCAGGAAAGTTCCAGGCAGCAGGCGTTTGATGTGCTTAATCATCTCGACCACAATATCGGAGTGTCCGTGTGCGATATCAATAGTCATGTACTCTGGAGTCAGCTTAGCGGCCGCCAAATCTTCAACAAACTGGAACTCCTCGGGTTTAACCCCGACCGAAATTGAGGCGTAGAGCCCGCGGTCCTGCATGTCACGGACAAAGCCCAATCGTGTTTCCGGCGTGAACCGGTGCATGATATAGAAGTAATCATTCTCTGCTAGCCAAATTGCGAGGGGTTCGTCAATAATCGTCTGCATATTCGCAGGGACAACCGGAATTTTGAAAGTCCGGGGGCCGAATTTGATACTCGTATCGACTTCCGAACGGCTTTTAACGATGCATTTGTTCGGAATGAGCTGTATATCTTCATAATCAAAAATCTGCATGGGTAAAATCCTCCGTAAATGCGAACATTGTTTAACAAATGTCAGTTATAATTCACACCAACAACGTACTATACAGAGTTTTCTGCTGGTCGTCAATCCAAATCCGCATTTTATTTATGTATATTTTTGTATCGTTCGTGTTTTACACTATAATTTGTGATTCATTGGCTGATTGACACCTAATCTTCGGTAAATAATGGAAAGATTCGCTTTATATCATCCCTACTTGTGTTTTACCCTGAGCCATGCTATTCTTCAGATATGGTGCCAAACCATACTGGTGAGTTAGCGGATCGGCGCGCAAGCGTTCAGAGGGTCTTAAGGCTCACCTATTTTTGTGCCTTTTTATAGGAGGTGATGCCGTGAAAATCCGTGCCATGATTCCCACTGACCGTCCCCAATTACGGAGACTTTACTTACATACCCGGCAACAAACTTTCACTTGGGAAGACCCTGCCGATATGCGCCTACAAGATTTTGATCAGGATACTGCCGGCGAACTTGTTTTGTGCGCAACAAATGACAAACACATTATAGGTTTTGTCACAATATGGCGGGATGATGACTTCATTCACTGCCTGTTTGTTGACCCAAATCACCAGGGCAAAGGCATTGGTCAATCGCTTTTAAATTGTGCATTATCGCACATGAAACGTCCTGCTAGCTTAAAGTGTGTTGCCAAGAACGGTTCAGCTTTGTCATTTTATGAACATAATGGTTGGCAACGGACAACTATTAACACTGATAACGAACCCTATTGGAACATGATATTTGCCTGAGTAGCAAGTTACAAACTGGTATTGACCTTTGCGCATTTCAACGTTTACGAATATAATTGTTCAGGGATGTATTTTTAGTTTGGTTCGTTATTCATTTAAACTTCGACAAAATATATAGTGAAGAAGGAAACATAGATGCCAGAGAAGATTAAACTTACCCGCCGTGAAGAGGACATGCTGAAGACCTTATGGGCCAGCGACGAACCAATGTCAGCGCGAGCAGTTGCCAACTCTGCCGGCATTAGCATGAACACTGTCCAAGCTGTTCTACGCAAATTGCTACGGGCGGGTTGCATCGAAACCGCCAAGATTGGCTACAGCGGCACCGTTCTCACGCGCGAGTACATCGCGACGGTTAGCGAAGAAGACTACTACGCGACGGTCCTCTCCCCCCAAGCAGTCAAGGGATTGGTCGAGCATTTCATCACCAACGACGCTACCGAAGACGATCTGACCGAAATCGAACAGGCCGTCAAGGAAGCGCGTCAATAAATAACGATTCTTGTGCTGGCAAGCAACAGTCTGTCACGCAACCACGCAACTGAATACTGAAATTATTCAACTTTTTTTATCTCGATTACACAACGAAACCCGTTGAACCGGCAATGGCCAGTTCAGCGGGTTTCGTTGTGTAATTTACGTTAAAAACAGCTCCTCAGCAGTCGACCTATTCCAAATCGGCGTGCCGTTTAAACATACTGTCCGAAGTCTCGTGCAGAAGTGGCATCAGCTCAAGCACCAACGCATCACAGGTCAAGAACATGAGCTGCTCAAACGCGGCTCCCATTGGCTGGATGCTTTTAACACCCGTTTGCTCGTGACCAACCTTGGGCGAAACCCCTGGCAATACGACCACCGTGTCCGCCTCCTTGGCAATCCGCGACTGAGCGTCCATGGTAATCAGTGCGAGTTTCACGCCCTTACCAATCGTCTTATCTGCCAGCGTAACCAGGCTCGCCGTTTCACCGGATCCTGACCCAATGATCAGCAGGTCATTTGGCTCGGTGTGCGGGCTCGTGATGTCGCCGACGACGCTCACGGACATCCCCAGCTGCATCAGCCGGTTGGCAAACGCCCGGATGGCAACGCCAGACCGACCGGCGCCTGCCAAGTAGATGTGCCGGGCCTGCACCATCCGCGAAACCAAATCGCCAAATTGTTCATCGTCGACCTGGTAAGCAAAGCCCTCGAGCTCGTCCAAAATCGCCAGCAAACCTTTTTTAACGCTCATCGTGCACCTCCAATAATCTGACGGTGAATGGCAGCGGCGGCCGCAACCGGATCCTTTGCGTTCAGGATGCCGCCGCCAACAATGACAATGTCGGGCTCATCGACCAGATAGGATGCAACGGTATCAGCCTTGATTCCGCCAGCCACGGCCACCTGCGCCTCAGTTGCGAGCGGCCGCAACTCACGCAGGTCGTCGAGTGGTGTGCGTCCGGCGCTCTGCGCGTCCACGCCAGTGTGTACCGCAACGATGTCGGCGCCAATTGCCTGCAGAGTGGCCACACGCTGCGGGTCGCGGTCGTTAATCATGTCAACCATGACTAAACTACCGGCATTATGCGCGGCGTCCGTGACTTCCTTAATCGTGATGTCATCCGACAATGCCAGCAAGGTGACGTAATCGGCACCGGCAGACAATGCCAGTTGCGCTTCATACGCGCCGGCGTCCATTATCTTCGTATCGCAGAGTACCTCTAGCTGCGGAAACTGCTTAACAAACGTCCGCACCGCATCCATGCCGTATGCCATCATCATGGGTGTTCCCACCTCGATGATATCGATGTCGTTCTGAATCTTACTAATCAAAGTCACCGCGTTGTTTAGCGTAATCGCGTCCAGGGCGACCTCAAGTTTCGCTGTCATGTCATCTCTTCCTTCCAAAAAAAAGCGCCCGTGAACCGCACCGATGCGGAGGCTCACGGGCGCAGCAAGTCAGTGATTTGCTGTGAGTGCTATATCTGTCTACTTAACAGCTTTCCGGGCCTGTTTTTGCAGGTGATTAATCTTCGCTTCGTAATCTGCGACGACTGCCTGCACATTCTTTTGACCACGCCAACCGGTGTAGCCAAACATGAACATACCGAGTCCGCCGATGACGAAGAACACCCAGCCCATAATGGTTAGCCATAATGTCTTGCCGTGAAAGAAGTAGATGAGCACCAGTCCGCAGCCGCTGATGATAGTGAACAGCTGGAACCAGTAACCCAGGTTGCGCAGCATGTGCTTCTGGTACGCAACCTCTTTTTCGTATCCCTCGCGCATTTCATCGATAGTCATAATCACAACTCCTCGCTAATTCAAACTCGCTATTAGTACTTGAGACCTGGGTTGAAGACGCCGAGCAGAACACCGACGAAGGAAAGGACAACCAGGATCAGCATCGTCCAGATAGCGGAAATGTGACGCTTGGACATGAGCCACCAGCAGAGCATGGTGATTGCAACGGTCAGGATCCCAGGGAAGATACTGTCCAGCTTCTGCTGCAGGTTCAGGAAGACTTTGCCATCAGCACCGCGTAGTTGCAGGGATGTTGTGACGTTAACCCATGATGCAAGAACACCACCAACAACCATGCTACCAACGACCCCGATAGCGGTACGAACAGCGGCACCTTGTTTACCAACTAGGAAACTAACGGCTTGATCACCAAATTTGTAACCACGGAAGTAAAGGAAACGCTGGCCGAAGTACGCAATGGCGACCCAAGCAACAATGTAGAATACGGCACCAATTGGCGAGCCACCGGTAGACATGCCCAGCGCAATCCCAAGGAGGATAGGAATCAAGGTCCCATCAATCAATGAGTCACCGATACCAGCGATAGGGCCCATCAGGCCGGCACGCATATCGTTAATGGTTTCACCGTCAATGGCTTTCCCGTCAGCACGGGCTTCTTCCATTGACGCGGTGACACCGACAATCACAGTCCCAAGCATTGGGTTTGTGTTGAAGAATGCGGTGTACGCCTGAATGGCCTTAACCTGGTCATCGTGGTTCGGGTACAGCTTGCGCAGGATTGGCAGCATGGAAGCCATGTAACCAAACGTCTGCATGTGCTCTTGCGAGAAGCAAGTCAGCGCGCCCCAGAACCAGCGGTGGAAGGACTTGGTCAGTGTTTTATTATCAAGTTTTGGAGTTACTTTTACATCAGCCATAACTAGATATCCTCCTCTTCATCATCATCTGAGCCACCCGAGCCGCTTGCTTCTGCAGCCGCCTTAGGTCCGTTAGAGGAACCACCGTTAGAGCCTTGAGCCATCTTAATTTCGTACATAATAACCGCGAATAAAAGAGAGATAACTGTGACGGAAACAAGGTTCAAATGGAGGGAAGCGCAAAGCGTGAAGCCGACAAAGAATGGGATGAAGTCAGCCATGTTGTTGACAATCTGACGAAGCAGAATCGCAATACCAACACATGGGAGCATGCCACCGACAGTGAACAGGGTCTTCATTGCAATCCCATCCATTGGGAGAGCGGTACGAAGCGCTGTAACAGCAGTCGCACCGTAGTGAGTCAAGATCATGGTTGGCAGGAATGAGAAGACCACGTGGGAGAGCCATGGCCAGCCGAAGTTAACGGCGGTCAGGCGGTTCAACTTACCTTCTTTAACATCCTTCCACCCGAATGATTGCCAAATCAGGTTCATCATCGCAACGGCGTAGAAGAGGACGGTCCCAACAGTACCAACAAGGGTACCGATGGACTTTGCCAGGTTAGCAGCAGAGCCGCTAAGTGGGTTCAGTCCCTGAGATACGACCGCAACCATTGCCAGAGGAATACCGATGTAGGAAATGGCACGAACATCGGCGGAAACAGTACCACCTGGTGTAACAAGGGCGATGTAAACCAGCTGCATCGCAACACCACAGGCAATCCCAAGTTTGAGATCACCCATTACCAGGCCGCAGACCAAGCCACCAACAAGTGGACGCCCGATAGTGTAGTTACCTACCGCTTGGCCGGCCATACATGAGTTAGAACATAGGCAAGCGAATAGTCCAAATATCGCTGCCTGAAACCAACTTATAGTCATTATTCATTACCTTCCTTTTTGGAAAGATTTTCCGAATGAATTATTGCTAATATCCGAAGCGAGACTTGAACTTGTCCCAGCCCCCAATTTTCTTATCTGGTAGGAGGGCAAACTGAACGTTGTACCCCGCCTGCTGCATGGCTTCAAAGGCGTCCCCTTCTTCTTGCGTGAAGGACTGATTGTCGCCAAGCTTGATTGCCCCATCGCGATCATTACCAGGACCAACAACAACGGTCTTGATATCGCTAGGAACGAATTTTTCATCAACCAAAATGTGCTTCATATCTTGCGGATTTTTGGTGATGAGGAAATATTTGGTATCGGAACTTAAGACGCGGTCCTGAACCTTGAGGAAATGTTCCATGGTCCAAACAAACGTCTTCTTATCGGCAGCGGCCATGTAGGCTTCCTTCAAAATTGGATTCTCAGCTGCCTTGTCGTTAACGGCGATGATGCCATCGCAAGGGTATTCTTTCCCCCAGCGGGTGGTAATCAAGCCGTGAACCATACGATCATCAACACGTACAAATGATACTGACATTCCAAGTCATCTCCTAAATATCGTCGTCATCGGACTCAGTCGGTGTTGTCACAACGAACTGCTTCATTGCACCGCCTGCTTCTTCCAACGCTTTTGCCTTGAGGGACTCATTATCCATGGTGTCCTTTGAAAGCAAGACCGTCAGCGCCATGGAAAAATTGACGCCGCCGAGAACCAACGTATCAGCCAACTTACCGTGGTTTGCTAAGACCTTACATACGGTAGTCAATGGACTGCCACCAATGATGTCAGCCAAAACCACATACTCCGCATCGCTAGGCAAACTAGCGAAAGTTGCCTCAAAGCGAGTCTCCAGTGTGTCCGCTGCTTCGTCAGGCTTTAGGCCAACGGTTAAAACTGAATCAATGGCGTCGCCCGCGAACATACTTAACGTTTGCTTCAAACCCGCAGAAAAATCGCCGTGACTAACCAATAGCATGTATTTCAATGTACACTCCTCCTTTCCGGTCATGGCTTGACGGGAATTTTGTAATTGAACGCGATCATTATCACAGTACGTTAATGGCCTGAAAATGCCGTTATCACTGAATTGCTTCATAGAACATAACGAAGCAAAATAACTAAACGTTCAAATTGATATCTATAAATATCCGAAACGGTCAAAAGCTGTCATCGGCTTATTCTGATATAATGAATCGCTTTCAATTACAGGAACTAAGGTACCATGCGGTTTATGGCTTGTCAATGCGCTTACATGA contains the following coding sequences:
- a CDS encoding GNAT family N-acetyltransferase, translating into MAVKLAPARPEMAADVYAVVDGSRESISRWLPWAASMLSVADERAFLTSMAAAALERRTFMFIIDVDGTKAGAIDLHNIDFPNHHAEIGYFLGEPWRGRGVMATALDQIEQYAFGELSLNKLTILAATGNTGSRHVAERAGYKLEGVQREEILNLHGDYQDAARYSKLKREA
- a CDS encoding GMP reductase, giving the protein MQIFDYEDIQLIPNKCIVKSRSEVDTSIKFGPRTFKIPVVPANMQTIIDEPLAIWLAENDYFYIMHRFTPETRLGFVRDMQDRGLYASISVGVKPEEFQFVEDLAAAKLTPEYMTIDIAHGHSDIVVEMIKHIKRLLPGTFLIAGNVGTPEGVRELENAGADATKVGIGPGKVCITKIKTGFGTGGWQLAALRWCAKAASKPIIADGGIRTHGDIAKSVRFGADMCMIGSLFAGHEETPGKKVKKDGKLYQEYYGSASAYQKNSHHNVEGKKILIPVKGKIGDTLNEMKEDLQSAVSYAGGRNLMGLRKVDYVIVKNSIFNGDQELY
- a CDS encoding methylated-DNA--[protein]-cysteine S-methyltransferase, whose protein sequence is MSYQYEFVDTNMGRFLLMSRADRLVYVGGPQSQLEDAREMLHLTDDAQFEANALAPGLVASFRTLLTGETTPMDPCLYAVHGTDFQQTVYEQLRAVPFGETRTYSQLAEAIGRPNSVRAVAHAVAQNPLLIVQPCHRIVPKAGGIGQYSGGRDLKRKLLDFEAGKCVDLPM
- a CDS encoding PTS mannose/fructose/sorbose/N-acetylgalactosamine transporter subunit IIC, with the translated sequence MTISWFQAAIFGLFACLCSNSCMAGQAVGNYTIGRPLVGGLVCGLVMGDLKLGIACGVAMQLVYIALVTPGGTVSADVRAISYIGIPLAMVAVVSQGLNPLSGSAANLAKSIGTLVGTVGTVLFYAVAMMNLIWQSFGWKDVKEGKLNRLTAVNFGWPWLSHVVFSFLPTMILTHYGATAVTALRTALPMDGIAMKTLFTVGGMLPCVGIAILLRQIVNNMADFIPFFVGFTLCASLHLNLVSVTVISLLFAVIMYEIKMAQGSNGGSSNGPKAAAEASGSGGSDDDEEEDI
- a CDS encoding GNAT family N-acetyltransferase, translated to MKIRAMIPTDRPQLRRLYLHTRQQTFTWEDPADMRLQDFDQDTAGELVLCATNDKHIIGFVTIWRDDDFIHCLFVDPNHQGKGIGQSLLNCALSHMKRPASLKCVAKNGSALSFYEHNGWQRTTINTDNEPYWNMIFA
- a CDS encoding PTS system mannose/fructose/sorbose family transporter subunit IID translates to MADVKVTPKLDNKTLTKSFHRWFWGALTCFSQEHMQTFGYMASMLPILRKLYPNHDDQVKAIQAYTAFFNTNPMLGTVIVGVTASMEEARADGKAIDGETINDMRAGLMGPIAGIGDSLIDGTLIPILLGIALGMSTGGSPIGAVFYIVAWVAIAYFGQRFLYFRGYKFGDQAVSFLVGKQGAAVRTAIGVVGSMVVGGVLASWVNVTTSLQLRGADGKVFLNLQQKLDSIFPGILTVAITMLCWWLMSKRHISAIWTMLILVVLSFVGVLLGVFNPGLKY
- a CDS encoding BlaI/MecI/CopY family transcriptional regulator, encoding MPEKIKLTRREEDMLKTLWASDEPMSARAVANSAGISMNTVQAVLRKLLRAGCIETAKIGYSGTVLTREYIATVSEEDYYATVLSPQAVKGLVEHFITNDATEDDLTEIEQAVKEARQ
- a CDS encoding D-2-hydroxyacid dehydrogenase, translated to MKLASFGTRSDEVQFLNEWAARTGNEIEQFTETLNEDTIDNVSDGVVGITGFQTVPYSAELFKKMAARGIKFLSIRNVGLDNIDLQGAQAAGVRVSNVPAYSPSAIAEFAVTMVMHLARNLGQVEQHLANNDYNGAMHYMGREIGQSTVGVVGTGRIGRAAIQIFRGFGAKVIAYDPYPVKNSDIDYVTVDELLAQSDIIDLHVPGLPENTHMIDAAAFDKMKDGVIIVNTARGNLIDTKALLAALRSGKVAGAGIDTFEYEEQDLLNLEKEGSFNDPIWDEMLKMPNVVLSPHIAYFTATAVRNMVEFSLANLTSFINDGTAKNEVAYK
- a CDS encoding DUF202 domain-containing protein, which gives rise to MTIDEMREGYEKEVAYQKHMLRNLGYWFQLFTIISGCGLVLIYFFHGKTLWLTIMGWVFFVIGGLGMFMFGYTGWRGQKNVQAVVADYEAKINHLQKQARKAVK
- the hxlA gene encoding 3-hexulose-6-phosphate synthase, yielding MTAKLEVALDAITLNNAVTLISKIQNDIDIIEVGTPMMMAYGMDAVRTFVKQFPQLEVLCDTKIMDAGAYEAQLALSAGADYVTLLALSDDITIKEVTDAAHNAGSLVMVDMINDRDPQRVATLQAIGADIVAVHTGVDAQSAGRTPLDDLRELRPLATEAQVAVAGGIKADTVASYLVDEPDIVIVGGGILNAKDPVAAAAAIHRQIIGGAR
- the hxlB gene encoding 6-phospho-3-hexuloisomerase, translating into MSVKKGLLAILDELEGFAYQVDDEQFGDLVSRMVQARHIYLAGAGRSGVAIRAFANRLMQLGMSVSVVGDITSPHTEPNDLLIIGSGSGETASLVTLADKTIGKGVKLALITMDAQSRIAKEADTVVVLPGVSPKVGHEQTGVKSIQPMGAAFEQLMFLTCDALVLELMPLLHETSDSMFKRHADLE
- a CDS encoding PTS system mannose/fructose/N-acetylgalactosamine-transporter subunit IIB — its product is MSVSFVRVDDRMVHGLITTRWGKEYPCDGIIAVNDKAAENPILKEAYMAAADKKTFVWTMEHFLKVQDRVLSSDTKYFLITKNPQDMKHILVDEKFVPSDIKTVVVGPGNDRDGAIKLGDNQSFTQEEGDAFEAMQQAGYNVQFALLPDKKIGGWDKFKSRFGY
- a CDS encoding PTS sugar transporter subunit IIA — its product is MKYMLLVSHGDFSAGLKQTLSMFAGDAIDSVLTVGLKPDEAADTLETRFEATFASLPSDAEYVVLADIIGGSPLTTVCKVLANHGKLADTLVLGGVNFSMALTVLLSKDTMDNESLKAKALEEAGGAMKQFVVTTPTESDDDDI
- a CDS encoding D-alanine--D-alanine ligase family protein, which produces MKICVLAGGRSTERNVSLSSGTRITTALRAKGHQATLVDLFLGYDLKANEDVNDVFKDANIPDNLAISDAVLTDDDINALRQDGSTQLFGPNVLAIAQAADIVFLALHGGDGENGKVQAYLDLNNIRYTGSGALASGITMNKVISKKIFLESDIPTAAFKEVLRINGAHQTMPFGFPMIVKPTSGGSSVGMTIAQNQDELEAGLKEAFRFDPSAIVEEYITGREFSLGVVNGHALPAIEIKVHDGWYDFKHKFQPGHTDFVTPPELDEPTHQRMQAIAVRTLEVLELQNYGRVDFLLDKDNNIYVIEANNLPGMTPLSLLPQEAEADGTSYEDLVESIVNGKMSLYDQHLAN